One part of the Rutidosis leptorrhynchoides isolate AG116_Rl617_1_P2 chromosome 1, CSIRO_AGI_Rlap_v1, whole genome shotgun sequence genome encodes these proteins:
- the LOC139886357 gene encoding INCREASED PETAL GROWTH ANISOTROPY 1-like protein 1 isoform X2, with amino-acid sequence MPAGGKDGTTISFLKRELEASLVKITSLEKENHELKQEMSRLKSQINTLKAHDLERKSMLWKKLQNSMDSVAAAAAGGKVVIDHHEPPQKSKLADDDVHDHNNNNAGATLMKKLTSNHNNNDNNNLIETATAIKAVLPRPPAPPLPPQRRVIAPAAAPPPPLPPPLPSSPVGSKVQIRRVPAVMEFYRSLMKRDTQKDNKNGGGLLGLVTYSRDMIGEIENRSTYLTSIKSDVEKYGELIEYLIKEVERAAFKDICEVEGFVKWVDAELSCLVDERAVLKHFPHWPERKADALREAAFTYRDLINLQSQVLAFQFKTTTNQPSSFIQSLQALQDRVESSINGVERTREGTSKKYKELQIPWQWLMDTGLVGQIKLASLKLARECMTRVSKELECSVDTSRDADLLLHGVRFAFRVHQFAGGFDTETMHAFEELKEIGSSSIYNK; translated from the exons ATGCCTGCCGGCGGGAAAGATGGCACCACCATCAGTTTCCTGAAACGAGAACTCGAAGCTTCGTTGGTAAAGATTACATCCTTAGAAAAAGAAAACCACGAACTGAAACAAGAAATGAGTCGTCTCAAGTCACAAATCAATACACTTAAAGCACATGATCTGGAGAGGAAATCAATGTTGTGGAAGAAACTACAGAATTCAATGGattctgttgctgctgctgctgctggggGGAAAGTAGTTATTGATCATCATGAGCCCCCACAAAAATCAAAACTAGCTGATGATGATgttcatgatcataataataataatgcaggaGCCACACTAATGAAGAAATTGACTTCAaaccataataataatgataataataatttaatagaaACGGCAACAGCAATAAAGGCGGTTTTACCTAGACCACCAGCACCACCTTTGCCACCACAAAGACGAGTAATAGCACCAGCTGCAGCACCACCACCACCATTACCACCACCTCTACCGTCGAGTCCAGTTGGATCAAAGGTGCAGATCCGACGTGTGCCAGCAGTTATGGAATTTTATCGATCACTCATGAAAAGAGATACTCAAAAAGATAACAAAAATGGTGGAGGGTTGTTGGGTCTTGTTACATATTCTAGAGACATGATTGGAGAGATAGAAAACCGATCAACATATCTTACATCT ATAAAATCTGATGTGGAGAAATATGGTGAACTAATAGAGTATTTGATAAAGGAAGTGGAGAGGGCAGCATTCAAGGATATATGTGAGGTTGAGGGATTTGTAAAGTGGGTTGATGCTGAATTATCGTGTTTAGTTGATGAAAGGGCCGTACTTAAACACTTCCCTCACTGGCCCGAACGAAAAGCTGACGCTTTAAGAGAAGCTGCTTTCACTTACCGTGatttaatcaatttacagtcccaaGTTTTAGCCTTTCAATTCAAAACCACTACAAATCAACCTTCTTCTTTCATTCAATCACTACAAGCACTTCAGGACAG AGTGGAATCAAGCATTAACGGAGTAGAAAGAACGAGAGAAGGTACAAGTAAGAAATATAAGGAGCTTCAAATTCCATGGCAATGGCTCATGGATACAGGACTCGTGGGTCAG ATAAAGCTAGCTTCATTAAAACTGGCAAGAGAATGTATGACAAGGGTATCGAAAGAATTAGAATGCAGTGTCGACACTTCACGAGATGCTGATTTGTTGCTTCATGGTGTTAGATTTGCTTTTCGGGTTCACCAG TTTGCAGGAGGTTTTGACACGGAGACGATGCACGCATTTGAAGAATTAAAGGAAATTGGAAGCAGCAGCATCTACAATAAGTAG
- the LOC139886357 gene encoding INCREASED PETAL GROWTH ANISOTROPY 1-like protein 1 isoform X1 — MPAGGKDGTTISFLKRELEASLVKITSLEKENHELKQEMSRLKSQINTLKAHDLERKSMLWKKLQNSMDSVAAAAAGGKVVIDHHEPPQKSKLADDDVHDHNNNNAGATLMKKLTSNHNNNDNNNLIETATAIKAVLPRPPAPPLPPQRRVIAPAAAPPPPLPPPLPSSPVGSKVQIRRVPAVMEFYRSLMKRDTQKDNKNGGGLLGLVTYSRDMIGEIENRSTYLTSIKSDVEKYGELIEYLIKEVERAAFKDICEVEGFVKWVDAELSCLVDERAVLKHFPHWPERKADALREAAFTYRDLINLQSQVLAFQFKTTTNQPSSFIQSLQALQDRVESSINGVERTREGTSKKYKELQIPWQWLMDTGLVGQIKLASLKLARECMTRVSKELECSVDTSRDADLLLHGVRFAFRVHQEVLTRRRCTHLKN; from the exons ATGCCTGCCGGCGGGAAAGATGGCACCACCATCAGTTTCCTGAAACGAGAACTCGAAGCTTCGTTGGTAAAGATTACATCCTTAGAAAAAGAAAACCACGAACTGAAACAAGAAATGAGTCGTCTCAAGTCACAAATCAATACACTTAAAGCACATGATCTGGAGAGGAAATCAATGTTGTGGAAGAAACTACAGAATTCAATGGattctgttgctgctgctgctgctggggGGAAAGTAGTTATTGATCATCATGAGCCCCCACAAAAATCAAAACTAGCTGATGATGATgttcatgatcataataataataatgcaggaGCCACACTAATGAAGAAATTGACTTCAaaccataataataatgataataataatttaatagaaACGGCAACAGCAATAAAGGCGGTTTTACCTAGACCACCAGCACCACCTTTGCCACCACAAAGACGAGTAATAGCACCAGCTGCAGCACCACCACCACCATTACCACCACCTCTACCGTCGAGTCCAGTTGGATCAAAGGTGCAGATCCGACGTGTGCCAGCAGTTATGGAATTTTATCGATCACTCATGAAAAGAGATACTCAAAAAGATAACAAAAATGGTGGAGGGTTGTTGGGTCTTGTTACATATTCTAGAGACATGATTGGAGAGATAGAAAACCGATCAACATATCTTACATCT ATAAAATCTGATGTGGAGAAATATGGTGAACTAATAGAGTATTTGATAAAGGAAGTGGAGAGGGCAGCATTCAAGGATATATGTGAGGTTGAGGGATTTGTAAAGTGGGTTGATGCTGAATTATCGTGTTTAGTTGATGAAAGGGCCGTACTTAAACACTTCCCTCACTGGCCCGAACGAAAAGCTGACGCTTTAAGAGAAGCTGCTTTCACTTACCGTGatttaatcaatttacagtcccaaGTTTTAGCCTTTCAATTCAAAACCACTACAAATCAACCTTCTTCTTTCATTCAATCACTACAAGCACTTCAGGACAG AGTGGAATCAAGCATTAACGGAGTAGAAAGAACGAGAGAAGGTACAAGTAAGAAATATAAGGAGCTTCAAATTCCATGGCAATGGCTCATGGATACAGGACTCGTGGGTCAG ATAAAGCTAGCTTCATTAAAACTGGCAAGAGAATGTATGACAAGGGTATCGAAAGAATTAGAATGCAGTGTCGACACTTCACGAGATGCTGATTTGTTGCTTCATGGTGTTAGATTTGCTTTTCGGGTTCACCAG GAGGTTTTGACACGGAGACGATGCACGCATTTGAAGAATTAA